TCGATTTCCGCCGACCGGGCCTGTGCGAGACCAGGCCGACCGGGACGGTCGGCCTACGCGAGGTCGAGCCGGTCTGCTGGAAGACCGGCGCTACTCCTCTTCCTCTTCGTCCTCATAGAACATGGCATCGACGTATTCATCGGCGCTGAACAGCCGCAGGGCGTCCACACTTTCGCCCGTGCCCATGAGCTTGATGGGGATGCCGAACTCTCGCACCAGACTGAGGATGATACCGCCTTTGGCGGTGCCGTCGAGTTTCGTCACCACAAGCCCGGTGACGCCGACCGCGTCGTGGAACTGCTTCACCTGGCTGATGGCATTCTGCCCGGTGGAGCCGTCGATCACCAGCAGCTTCTCGTCGGGCGGGCGCCCCAGTTCGCGCTCCACGGTTCGGCAGATCTTCGCCAGCTCTTCCATGAGGTTGCACTTCGTGTGCAGGCGGCCCGCGGTGTCGATGATGACCAGGTTCGCGCCCCGGCTGATGGCCGCGCGCATGGCGTCGTAGACCACCGCGCTTGGGTCTGCGCCGTGCTGCTGCCGGACGATATCGCAGTTCGTGCGGCGCGCCCAGATTTCAAGCTGCTCGATGGCGGCGGCGCGGAAGGTATCGGCGGCAACCAGCATCACGTCATTGCCCGCCGACCGGTACCAGTGAGCGATCTTCGCGATAGTAGTGGTCTTCCCGACACCGTTGACGCCCAGCACCAGGAAAGTGGTGGGCGCTGACGGCCCGGTGTTCATAGGCGCCTCCGCGGGCTTGAGCAGGTTCTTGACTTCGCCGCGCAGGAGGTCGTACAGGCCGGACGGGTCAGTGATATGCTGCTTCTCCGCGCGCTGGCGCAGGCGCTCCACGATTTCCAGAGCGAGATTCACATTGACGTCCGCCTGGATCAGCGCCTCCTCCAGGTCTTCCATGAGTTCATCGTCGATAACACTGCGTCCGCGCAGTGTCGCCCCGACGCGTTTGAACAATCCTTTGAGCACGTAGCTTCTTCCTTTCGCGGTACAGTACGAGACAGAACCAGGACGCCTGGTCGCAGGTCCGCCGGTTACGTCTGTGTAGGCAGGACGCGGGTGCCGGCCCTGGGTGCGCGCGTTGCGGCCACGCGCTGCTCGGCATCGGCCAGGAAGTCCTCCCACTCCCGCAGTTCCAGTTTGATGATCCGCGACACGCCGGCGTCTTCCATGGTCACGCCGAATAGGACATCCGCGGCCTGGATCGTGTGCGGGTTGTGGGTGACGATGATGAACTGGGATTCCTTGGCGAAATCTTTCAGCAGGTCCACAAAGCGGCCGACATTGGCCTCGTCAAGGGCTGCGTCGATCTCATCCATCAGACAGAAGGGGCTGGGCTTCACCCGCAGCATCGCGAAGATCAGGGCCATCGCGGTGAGTGAACGCTCACCACCAGACAGCAGGAGCAGATTCTGCTGGCGCTTGCCGGGGATCTGGACGATGACGTCCAACCCGGACTCCAGCGGCTTTTCGTCGTCGGTGAGGCGAAGCTCGGTCTGCCCGCCGCCGAAGAGCCGGGTGAACATTGCCCGGAACTCCTCCTGCATGCGCTCGAAGCAGCGCATGAACTCCTCGGTAGCGACCTGGTCGATCTCCTGGATGACCTGCAGCAGATCGGCCCGCGCGGCTTCGAGGTCTGCCACCTGGTTCTCCAGGAACTCCTCGCGGGCCCGCAAGCGCTCGCACTCGTCGATAGCGCTGAGGTTCACGGGCCCGAGCTTGTGGATCGCCTCGCGCAACCGCAAGGCCTCGCTGCGAATCTCGCGCTCATTGACTTCTTCGCTGCGTTCCGCGAAAGCCTCCTCGGGGGTCATGCCGTAGGCGTCATCCAGGCGCTGGACAATGACCTCGATCTGGGCTTCCTCGCGGGTGATGGCGATCTCGGTGCGATGGGTGCGGTCAGCCTGCTCTTCGGCCACCGCCGCCAGCTTCTTTCGGGCGGATTCAAGCGACGCCGACTTTTCGCGCAGCTCGGACAATGCCCGGGCGCCTTCGTTCACCTGTCCGCGGGCCGTCCCGGCCACCTGTTCCAGGCGGTTGATCTCATCACCGGGCGCCTCGAACTCCGCTCGCAGCCGGTCCTCCACTTCGCGGGCCTGGGCAAGCTCCTCGCGGGTCGACTCAGAGTCACTGGCGGCCCGCTGGAGTTCGTTGGAATAGCGCTCCTTGAGATGTTGGAGGGAGCGCAACTTCTCGGCAAGCTCCGCGGCGGTCACCTGGGCGTTGACATGGCGAGCGCGGCAGGCGTCGACTTCGGCCTGGGAGACGCCTTCCGCCCGGGCGCGCTCGATCTGGTGGCCGAGGTCCTCGCCCTCCAGCCGCAGTTGTTCGCCCTGGGCCTCCGCCTCTTCGCGGCGGGTAACGGCACTCTGCAGGCGCTGGGTGAGGGTCTTGGCTTCCTCGGACAGCTCAAGCCCCGCGCTCCGGGCGGCTTTCTGCTGATCGGCGAGATGGGTAATATCCGTCTCTGCCGCGGCCTTGCGCGACTGGAGTGAGGACAGTTCCGCTTCGACACTGTGGATTTCCTCACTCAGTCGGCTGCTCCACTGGTCGAGGTTTTCCTCCCGCCGCCACATTTCAGCGAGATACTCGCGCATGACCTCGAGTTCCGCCGAGAGCGCCTCGAGCTCCCGGCGGCGCATGAAGGCCTGAGCACCCGCTCCCTCCTCGCCGCCCACGGTGATTGAGCCGTCCGGGTGGATGACTTCGCCGGTGAGGGTGACGATGCGCAGGCGGGTGCGCGCCCGCTGTGCAGCGGACAGGGCAGTGTCCAGGTCCCGGACGATCACGACGCTGCCCAGGAGCTTCTCGAACAGCTTCTGATACTCGCGCCGTATGCGCACATTCCGCAGAGCCGGGCCCACGATGCCGGGCCCGGAGATCTGGTCGGCCCCGGTGGGTGTGGTTGCGGCCGCGAGACTGGACAGGGGCAGAACGGTGACGCGACCGATTCCATTATCGCACACGAACCGCGCGGCGTTTGCGGCCTGTTCGTCGGTCTCCACAACCACCCACTGCAGCGCTTCGCCCAGGGCCATCTCGATGGCGCGCTCAAGTCGCACGGGGACGTCCAACAGGTCGGCGACGATGCCGTGAACGCCCTGGAGCTTTCCTTCCTCGGCGGCCTTGAGGACGCTCTTCACGCCGTCGCTGAATCCCTCGCGGGAACGCTCAAGCTGGGTGAGCAGTTCCTGCTGGGCTTCGGCGGTGGTGACGGCGCCCGAGAAGACGTTGCACTTCTGGCGGTGTTCCTGCAGCGTGCGGTTGGACCGGGCAAGATTCTCGCGCAGCTCTTGAAGCTGCTCGGTGCGCTGCTGTAAGGAAAGCTCGAGTTCTTCGCGGCGGGCCCGGGTTGCGTTGAGGGCCTCGGTGAGTTCCAGCTCGCGCTGGGCGAAGCTCTCCGCCTGCCGCGACAGTCGCTGCACGCGCTGGGTGAGATCACCCTCGACCCCCCGCAGTGTGAGCGCTTCGTTCTCCAGCGCGGCGGCGCGCTTGAGCACCTCTGCCTGTTTCTGCTCCAGTTCTCGGATCGCCCCGGTCTTGGCCCGGAACTCCTCGGACTTGGCCTTCAGCTCTTCCTCCCACTGCGCGCGCTCCTGTTCGGCACGGGAGCGCAGGGTCGCGGTCTCTTCCAGCTCCGCGGAGACGGTTTCGAGTTGCCCCGACAGTTCTTTCGAGCGCCGCTCATGGCCCTCGAGGATCACCTGCAAGTCTGTCTGCCTCGCTGCAGCGGCGCGCAGGCGCTCCTCGAGCACCATCCTCGCCTGCCGGGCCTGGTCGAGTTCGCGCTCGGCGCGGTTGGCTTGGTCCCGCAGACGGTCCACCTCATCGCCAAGCCGGGCCAGCTCAAACTGCACCCGCTCGTGTTCACTGTCCAGTTGGGACATGCGGTTGCGCGTGGCCTGGTGGTCGGCACGGGTGACTTCGAGATCATTGGTGAGCTTGCCGATGCGCTGGCGACGGCGCTGGTAGTCGCCTGCGAGGAGGTGCAGATCAAGATCGCGCAGGCGGTCGGCCATTTCTTTATACTGCCGGGCGCGTTCGGCTTCGGTCTCCAGCGGCCGGCGCTGGGACTTGAGTTCCGCGAGGATATCGGCGACCCGGGTCATGTTCGCCTGAGTTGCTTCGAGCTTCCGCGTGGCTTCGTCCCGGCGCACCCGATACTTGCGGATCCCCGCGACCTCTTCCAGCAGTTCGCGGCGGTCTTCGGAGCGGATGCTGAGGATCGCGTCAATCTCGCCCTGCCCGATCACGGAATATGCATCTGGGCCCACACCGGTATCCAGCAGCAGTTCCCGGACGTCCTTGAGGCGAGCGGCGGAACGGTTCAGGAGATACTCGCTCTCGCCTGAGCGGAACAGGCGGCGGGAGACGATGATTTCGGAGTAGTCGACAGGCAGCCGGCCATCACTGTTATCGATGGTGACCGACACCTCAGACATGCCGATAGGCCTGCGGCGTTCGGAACCGGCGAAGATGACGTCCTGCGACGCCTGGGTGCGCAGGGCCCGATTGCTCTGCTCTCCCAGGGCCCAGAGAATCCCGTCGGAGATATTGCTCTTGCCCACGCCGTTCGGCCCGACAATGGCCGTGATTCCGGGCCCGAACTCAAGCTCGGTCCGGTCGGCGAAGGTCTTGAAGCCACGCATTTCAACTTTCCGCAGGTACAAGGCGCAACTCCATGTCATCCAGCGCGTGCCGGCCAGTTCTGCTCGGTCGCGCCCATTGGGGATCGTCGGTCAACGCCTGGCTGGCGCAGAGTCCGGGAACGGGTCTGAACTCGGCGATACGTGGGGTCGAAGGCCGTTTTCCGGCGCGCGAATTATACCTTTGCGGCGAGAAGCAAGTCAAACACGGGCGGGCATGGGGCAGGCGCCTGCGTCGCCCCGGCGATGGGTCCCACACTATGCACTGCAAGGAGTGCGTCGTGGACAGAGCACTGCTTCGGCTTCGCCGAAATCAGTGGCACGTCGTGCGTGGCGAGATGATGGACGATCTGGCGTCGGCCGACCGTCCCGGTGGGCGGCTGGGCAATTTCATCCGCGTGGGCCGGCGTCTCGCCCGCCGGCTCTCATGCGGACCCTTCTGACGGCGTCACAGCAGCACACCAGGCGGGGCCCGGTGGGCACCCAATCCAGCCGCCCTGCTACTCTCCGTCCAGCCCCAGGGCTTTGACCTGGTCGGAGATGTGGAAAACCGCCGGCGGGCAGCCCTGGACGTAGATTCCCCGGTCCATCAGCCACGCATTGCAGTTGCCGATAATGAGGGTCATCTGGCTCTCATCGAAGCCCGCGTCCGACACCGGCCCCGCGACCACGTTGATCGGCCCGTACTTGTCCATGAACTTGCGGCCTGCCGGGCTGCGCAGGTACGAGACGGCGTCGCGGATGCAGTAGGGGCAGCGCTGGTCAACATGCCAGAGCACCTGGTCGCCGAACTCGTCGGGGATGAACTCCACCCCGGTGAGCCTGCAGCCGACCTCCTCGATCTTCTCGCCCACGGTGATAATCTCGGCCTCATCCATAACGCCCAGTCCCCGCGCGGCGGCATTGCGGATCAGCCAGACCTCCCGTGGGTCGTGGCCGATAAGCCGGGCCACGGTGGCATCCGCCGCTACGATGTCCCCACCGGCAACGATCAGGTCCATGCGCACCGGGGTGCCCACACCGCCGGGGAAGTGGCCCTCCTGGGCGATGGTCATGTCCACCACGCCCAGCACCGGCCACTTGAGGGTGTTCACATCAATGGGCACATTACAGATGCCGTAGGAATGGGACTTGCGGGTCTCGTCACCCATCATCAGGCCCATGGCGTTCTTCAAGCAGGCGGTCACACCCGCGCCGCAATGGGTCTTGCCCACGGGCACGGTGATGTGCTTGTCGCAGTCCAGGAGTATCTTCGGCACGGTGACAGGGGCCTGCAGTGCTTTCGCGCCAGGGATGCGTACGGTTACGTGCTCCGCGGCGCCGAAGGGAAGAAGTTCAGCCACCTGCTCGATGCCGGAATCCGCGAAGTTTGCGAGAACCGCATCGTCATTCCGCTCGCCGACGATCACCCGGCTTGCACCGGCATCGCGCACGAGCTTCGCAAGGGCCACCACGAGTTCGGGTTTTGCGATATTCCCGTTTGCGGGGACCTGTTTCACGAAGCTGTTGGGCTTGATGAGCACCACATCGCCAGGGCTGACGAAGTGCCCGATCCCGCCCAGGTTCTCGAGGGACTGTGTGAGCATTGCGGCCAGGTCGTGGCCTTTGACGATACTGACGGTAGTCGGCATAGAGTGACCGTCCATCGGCGAGATAGAGAACGCGGGAATGGTACTGCCGTGAGCGGGGGAGGTCAAGGATGCGGAACGGGTGTCTGTATCTGCTGCGGGCTGTGGAGATGCCACTGGCTCCGGTGCTTTGCAGGGCCGCCGGTCTTCCGTGGGGAACAGGCAGGCGTCGACGTGATCTTGCGCCCGGGAGGGATCATGGTGGACGGCGAGGCCCATGTGGAAGGCGCAGCGGATCCTGAAAGCAACGGCGTCCCGATTCGCGACAGCCTCCTGTACGGGTTTGGGTACTTGCCGCTGGCGTTGCTCGCCGGCCTGACAGGAACGTGGCTGTTCAAGTATTATCGCCCAGACCCCAATGATCCGGAAATGACGGTGCTCGTCTCCGCAGGGGCGTTCTTCGCGGCGATGACTGTCAAAAGCATCATGGACGCGGTAACCGACCCGCTGGTGGGCTACCTGAGCGACCGCACCCGCACGCGCTGGGGCCGGCGCAAGCCTTACCTGTTGGTGGGCGGGCCACTGTTGGCGGTCATGACCGTGCTGCTGTGGTACCCTCCGACTGCGGGAGAGTCGGTAGCCAATGGCGTCTACCTGGGCGTCATGGCCGCATTGACGTTCGTGTGTTTCACCATCGTCGCTTGTCCGTACCTGGCGATGCTGCCCGAGATCACGACAAGTCTGGTGGGGCGGGTGAAGCTGACCACTTGGCAGGGCGCCTTCAATGTGCTGGGATCGCTCATCGCCCTGGCCGGCGCGGGGGTACTCATCGACCAGTTCGGTTACCGGGGTATGGTCCTGTGCATGGCCCCACTGATTCTCCTGGCGTCGTGGGCGCCTTTGCTGGTGAGGGAGCGCGCCGTCATCCACCAGCCCGTCTCCATGCCTTTCCTGCAGGCGATGGTCGCCACTATCCGCAACCGGCATTTCACCCCGTACGTCATCTCCCAGTTGCTCTTCTGGGAGGCTTTGTGGATCGTGCTCGCGGCCGTGCCGAAGCTGGTGGAGATCCGCGCCGGAGTATCGGAAACCGCACAGGGGATCATCATCGCATCGTCTATGCTCGCGGCGGTGGGGGTTTTCCCCCTGGTGCCGAGACTCACCGCGCGGTTCGGCAAGAAAAGAACCCTCCGGCTGGGCATGGTCTGGTTCGGGCTGCTCATGGTGCCGCTCATGCTCATCGGCGCCGGCCCGTCATTCCTGTCGCCGGTGGTCCAGGCGCTGTTGGTGATGCTCCTGGCCGGCCCGCCGGTGGCCACGCTTTTCTCGCTGCCCAACGCGATCCTGGCGGATATCATCGACCGCGATGCGGAGCAGACCGGGCAGCGCCGGGAGGCCATGTATTTCGGAGTCCAGGGCCTCATCGTGAAAGCCGGCGCTGGCATCGGCCCGGGCATCGCGGGATTGCTTCTGGGCACATTCGGCGAGACCGCTGCGGAGCAGGGAGGATTCACGGCGGCGCTGGCCGCGGCTCTGCTTTTCAGCCTGGCGGCCGCAGCCGTGTTATCTCGATATCCGGGAGACTGACACGATGAAGGCGAGACTTAGTCTGCAGTGTGTCCTGCTGATCGCGACATTACCCCCGGCGGTCTGGGCGCAGACCGGTGTCCTTCCCGGTGGCGCAGGGGGGCCGGACCTGCAAGTCACCCTCGAGAATGGCGCACGGATCGTGGAAGACAGCGTCCTCAAGGCGCCAGTGCTGGAACTGGATGGAGAGGTCGGAAGCTATGCCCACTGCAAGACGCCCGAAGACTGGGGGCGGCTGCGGAACGTGCGGATCGACGTGAAAGTGCGGCTGGACCAACTCCGCGCAAGCTCGATTCCCATTGCCCTGCCCGGAAGCTTCATGATCTACATCAGCGGCCAAAGCAAGCCGTGGTTCCTGTTCTTCACCGACAAAGGTAGGGTCATTCTGTCTTGCGAAGAGACGCTGCTGCCCGGCGTCTGGAACGACCTCGCGGTGGAGTACCGTGCGGATGACATCTGCCTGCTGTACTTGAATGGCAGGAGCGTGGCGGGGATGACCGGCCGGGGGCTGCTGAGCCAGGGCCAGGGCGAACTGTGGTTCGGGCGCTATGACTGGACTGACCCCGAGGATGGGAAGCGCTACGAGCAGTGGATGAAGGGTGCCATTGCCCGGCCGAAGGTGACCATCCTGCCCGACGACGACCGGTTCGAGCTGGACACCGAGGGCATGGATAACTGCATGATCGTGAGCTGGGGCGACCAGATCGTGGTTGGTCAGGGCTGGCGGAAGCTGAACCGGATCGAGCATGTAGCGCCGCTCATCGAGGAATGCAAGCGGAAGGGCGTCAAGAAGGTGCTCTTCCGCTGCTCGTCCCTCCTCATTATGGACCTGTACGAGAAGCGCATGGACGAGGACCACTGGTACATCAAGGCGATCCGGGCGGTGGAAGGCGACATTCACTCGGAGGTCATCCGCCAGTGCCACGAAGCAGGGATCAAGGTCTATGCCTGGAGCACTATCTTCGACGAAGGCAGCCCGACATCTGTGCTCTACGGTGGCAGTACCCCATACTTCTGGCAGTCGCGTTTCACCATCGACCACCCCGAGTACCTGACGGAAAACCGGGATGGGAGTAAACGGCAATGGGGTGTGCTGTGTTACGCCTACCCCGAAGCGCGCCGGTATATCGTGGGCATTTTCCAGAAGCTGCTTGCGGACCGGCCCTTCGACGGCGCATACATCTGCACCCGGACCCACTCATACCCGGCGGAATTCGCGGACCAGTTCGGCTACAACCAACCCATCGCGGATGAGTTCAAACGCCGGCACGGGGTGGACATCCGCACCGAGGACTTCAGCAAGTCGCAGTGGTGGGACCTGCAGGGCGAGTACCTGACCGAACTCATGCGAGACTTCCGTCGTGGCCTGCCGGGCAAGGAGATTATCGTGGGCATCCCGCGGTCGGACTATATCGGCCCGCCGTACGGGAACATGCGACTGGACTGGCGGACGTGGGTGCAAGAAAGACTGGTGGACGGGATCATACTGGGAACCATCAGCGGCGGATGGCATTACCCCAATACCATGAACATGCCCGGGTATGTGCAGAGCCAGCAGGACAACGTGGGCATGCGGGAACTCGAGTACGATCTGGGTCAGTGGTTCGGGCCTGCCTGCCGGGAGGCCGGGGTGGGTCTGTACCTGATGCAGTCGGCGATCTACTCGGACAAGGATCGCGAGCTGCTGAAACACCCCGGCATGGCCGGGTTCGCGATAGCGTTCTGAAGGCCAAAGTCGACCCCGACGGGTGGCGATCTAGTAGCATCGGCTTTGCAGGATGCGTGCCTGCCCCGTGGGTGGCCGGCATCCGGTGCAGGAGGAAGGGCCTGTCGTTCCCCTTCGAGGGCTCAAGGCCCATCGCGGGGCGGCAAACCGGGGGCTTTCCGCCCCCGCCTACAGGCTGCCGCCCGCTCCGCGGGCTGTGAGGCAATGGCTCAGGGCGCGCGACACGTCAAACGCGGCTTCACCCCCGGCCGGCATGCACCCCACAAGAGCGATAGTCCCGGGTGGCGACTGGGCAAGGATGACATCTCGGTGGTATACTCCTGCACGGGGCAGATTGCGGAACCACCCATGTCCATTGCCTGGTTGGACGTGATACTGGATTACACTCCCTGACCCGGGGGCCTGTGACCGATGCCACTGGAACACCAGCCCGACTTCCGGCCCAGTTTCCATTGCGACCACCCCCCCTTCTGGGCGGGCAGTCCCGAGAGCGTCTACCGGCAGGTGGACGCGGTGCGCCGTGGTGAGGTGACCGAGATCGCTACTTCGCCGGGCGGGCGGCCGATCCACCTGGTCGCCTACGGTGAACCGGAGCCCTTTGCCAGCCGGGCCAACTTCAACTCGGCGGTAGGCGCCCGGGATATGACGGCCTACGCTGACAAGAGCTCACGCACGCGGCCCGTGGTCTTCCTGCTGGGCCCGGTGCACGGCGAGGAAACCAACGGCAGCACGGGATGCGTCAACATGATGAGCATCCTGGAGACCGGCGCGGACCTGCGGGGCAAAGCATGGCCCGAACTGCGGGAACTTGCGGATACCTGCCGGGTGCTCATTGTCCCACTGGCGAACCCGGACGGGACGGCGCGGTTCACACCAGGTTGTTTCGTGGGCTGCAGCCCGTATGAGGTGCGCTACTGGGCGCAGGGAACGTGGGCGGACACGCGGCTGTGCGAGTGGCCCGACTGCAAGGCCCAGCATCCCATGCGGGGCCCGAACACAGGATTCCTCGGCGCGTATTTCAACGACGACGGCATCAACCCGATGCACGACGAGTTCTTCGCACCCATGGGTCCGGAAGCCCCCGCGATCCTGGATATTGCGAGGCGGGAAGCGCCGGAGTTGATCTGCGGCCTGCACGGTCACCCCTCCGCCGTGGCTGTGCTGGAGCCCGCATACGTGCCGATGTACATCAAGAGGGAGTGTGCGGAGTTCGCGCGGCGTCTGAAGGAAACGTACTCGGCCGCTGGAATACCCTTCACCGAGCCGTTCACACCCGGTTGCGACGGCGATCAGCCGCCCGGCCCGCCCTTCAACCTGACAAGCGCGTTGTTCCACGTGAGCGGGGCGATGTCCTTCACCCTGGAGTGCCCCGTCGGTCTCGCAGGCGAGAATGCGTTGCTGTGCACCCACGAAGAGATCCTGGAGATGCAACTGGTGCTTTACAGTGAGTGTTTCCGCTTCGCTCATGAGCGACTGCGAGCCTGGCCGCAAGCTGTATGTTAGGGCAGGACTGATGAATCGGGGGCGCGGCGAAGTCCCGTGGGACGGCGGGATCCGTCGCGGTTCGATGCAATCGACGCGGAGGCAGGGGCATGCTCCCAGATGGAATAGAACCGGATGGTGGCAGGTCATTCCGGGCCGGTGACGGCAGGGCAAAACAGGTGCAGGAGCGGTGGTTCACGCGATACCGCCGCTGGGAGAACCGGCTGCGTGCCAAGTTAGGCCTGCGCCGTGTGCCCGAAGGCGTCACGGTGGATTACAGGCCCCAGCCTGCCTGGGTCGGCGATGCGGACGATGACCCCGAGGCCGTCCGCCACGTTACCCCATACCTTCTCGCCACGCTGATATTCGCAATTGTTATTGTGGGCATCTTCTGGGTGTTCGCGACAGTGACCCCGGAACCCACGACCTCGGAGACCGTTGAGGCCCAGGCGATCCTGCGTAAGGCCGTGTCTCAACTGGAAAACGGCGACGTGGAGGGCGCCAAGGCGACACGGGACAATGTGAGCAAGCGCCTGTCCCGTGAACCGTCAATGCAGATGCTGACGGGGTACATCCTGGCGGCCGAGAAAGCGGACCGGGCCCAGGTCGAGAAGCGGTACTCGTCCGGCTGGAAGCGCCAGACGCGCTTGCGGAACCTGCTGGTCCTGGCCGGGTACAGGGAGTGGATGAAGGATCGCAAGGGCGCTCTCGACGCGCTGAAGAAGGCCTCGGCGCTCGCGCCCGGCAACGTCGGGGTATGGATGTTGACATCCAACCTCCTCCTGGCCATGGGCGAATTCGACGACGCGGCCCTGGCGGCCGACCAATTCGAGGAGGCTTTCGGGGGAGCCAGTCCACTGTCGCTGCAAGTGCGCGGGCGCTCTCTCCTGCTTACAGGCAAGCCCGATGAAGCTCGGAACGAGTTCGAGGGCGCGCTGATGATGTCGCCTGGCGCGCTGGCTCCGCGCCTGGGCCTGGTGGATGTGTACACGCAACTGAAGGACTACGATGAGGCGCTTTTCCAGGTGAATGAAGCGCTCAAGCTCCACGACGACCAGCCGGATGTGCATGGCCGCAAGGCATACATCCTGGAGAAGCTCGGGCGTTTCGAGGAAGCCGAGGCCGCTTACCGTAAGGCCATTGAACTGCAGCCGCGCCACGTCAATTCCCTGAACAACCTCGCTTATCTTCTGGCTGTGAAGCGCAAGGACACCGCCGAGGCGCTCAAGTTGGCGCGCAGGGCCTACTCCCTGGCACCCGAAAACCCAGCGATTATGGACACCCTGGGATACGTTCTGCATCTCAACGGTGAAGATGAGGAAGCCGTGCGCCTTCTGGAACGGGCGGCCAGGCTGATGCCCAACCAGCCCGACATCAAGAAGCATCTGGACGCAGCGCGCAAGGGGCTCTAGCCGACGCCCCGGGTTGAAACCCGGGTTGTGCCCCCGGATCGGTGCCCCGGGTTGACGCCCCGGGTTGAAACCCGGGTTGTGCCCCCGGATCGGTGCCCCGGGTTGACGCCCCGGGTTGAAACCCGGGTTGTGCCCCCGGATCGGTGCCCCGGGTTGACGCCCCGGGTTGAAACCCGGGTCTACAGGCCTTCGGCCGGGCGTCCTGCGGACGGGGGCCCAAAGCGCATCGGTCGAGCGTCCCGCTCGACATCTGCCGTCTCGCTCGACATCGTCCGCCGACGCCCCGGGTTGAAACCCGGGGCTAGAGGCCTTCGGCCATCCGTCCTGCGGACGAGCGGCCCAAAGCGCATCGGTCGAGCGTCCCGCTCGACATCGTCCGGTCCGCCGTACATTCTCACCCTTCTCCCTCCGATTCCGTCGCCCCGCTTCAGGCCCCGCAGGTGCATCGTGGTTCGCTCGCGAAACACAGGTTCTCTCACTCACGTACGAAAGGCACTGAGGATCATGGAACTCGAGAATCCCTTCGCTTGCGAAGGCAACTGGTACAAGGCCAACCTGCACGCCCACACCACGGAGTCTGACGGGAAACTCAGCCCGGAGCAGGTTGCGATCCATTACCGCCGGCAGGGCTACCATGTGCTGGCAATTACCGACCACGGCAAGGTGACTCCCTGCGGCGACTACTGCGCCCATGACTTCGTGTGCATCGAAGGCATTGAGTACGGTAGCGGGCAGTGCGAAGTGGGCCACACCTA
Above is a window of Armatimonadota bacterium DNA encoding:
- a CDS encoding tetratricopeptide repeat protein: MLPDGIEPDGGRSFRAGDGRAKQVQERWFTRYRRWENRLRAKLGLRRVPEGVTVDYRPQPAWVGDADDDPEAVRHVTPYLLATLIFAIVIVGIFWVFATVTPEPTTSETVEAQAILRKAVSQLENGDVEGAKATRDNVSKRLSREPSMQMLTGYILAAEKADRAQVEKRYSSGWKRQTRLRNLLVLAGYREWMKDRKGALDALKKASALAPGNVGVWMLTSNLLLAMGEFDDAALAADQFEEAFGGASPLSLQVRGRSLLLTGKPDEARNEFEGALMMSPGALAPRLGLVDVYTQLKDYDEALFQVNEALKLHDDQPDVHGRKAYILEKLGRFEEAEAAYRKAIELQPRHVNSLNNLAYLLAVKRKDTAEALKLARRAYSLAPENPAIMDTLGYVLHLNGEDEEAVRLLERAARLMPNQPDIKKHLDAARKGL